A stretch of Bos mutus isolate GX-2022 chromosome 8, NWIPB_WYAK_1.1, whole genome shotgun sequence DNA encodes these proteins:
- the LOC138988836 gene encoding E3 ubiquitin-protein ligase Topors-like — protein sequence MTVKYNLFMEMPLDFSSDCECPNCLENIQNGASWNPCSVNSDESLHSRQRNKSMPSSSMQCFPSQGCSARPVEGTKEDSVFLPSEEESYVVTSENHDLGINLEGLTKKIRPLRELTVQELLREFGDSRKFPPNSVSLGHFRDQVVMKFRRALYYSGIWVAHVQGYRFEKHLSANYFKRNPDCLHRLVPWLKRELTAVYGDYGYTVKSILSTILHHMTKYDLDSDSFINLLEPYLQQHTHHFLHEFISFVHSPYNMETYDQRAIYQFPTVSPWVGKKSVASAPVLPLPKDQAVLAPQHDIKQSKNTQGQRNNDQRPLSGMKVFPSGNSCLKKSEVPLLHHKAGSKIHAWLKDKSEPGDLKVTPSTNSMLLNWDILREKGPGSLNCKKNVKERKTERIKLFPGHAQDMGKSETTARTFSSSAILNQEQPWKNSLKEKKSLNVGQQINFQKKEAEKNKCSDSSPRTFQRRLPRERSLINCKSRKRDPSWSCISETAVSSKREGRKLNSFRKKRMKYRQPFRFAEVGSHCSRGIQRQPKSSTQRSKSWCVGLTNRSISRESSNPSLRGSHRSERFTQNICCELSKEKKAHAYESNYGRPSSATIQYMKFRSNAGKRPKYPLKSEDSYQAGSHCNSPTCLQNQKLTSPSKQEINHKKTFPSAKIRTVRHRRNKYHCLDTQTTEEVSDEIGDLNDLRQKSNLSECVPSRRRQMQKEKENPSLQKHHQAKTEQKGDKESETHRCKSF from the coding sequence ATGACTGTGAAATACAATCTGTTCATGGAGATGCCATTAGATTTCTCATCTGACTGTGAGTGTCCTAACTGCTTGGAGAATATACAGAATGGAGCCAGTTGGAACCCCTGTTCTGTGAACAGTGATGAATCTTTACattcaagacaaagaaataaatctATGCCTTCATCCAGCATGCAGTGCTTTCCTTCCCAGGGTTGTTCCGCCAGGCCAGTGGAAGGCACCAAAGAAGACTCAGTGTTCCTTCCTTCGGAAGAAGAAAGCTATGTAGTGACTTCTGAAAACCATGATCTTGGCATAAATCTTGAGGGCCTTACAAAGAAAATCAGGCCATTGAGAGAGCTGACTGTCCAGGAGTTGCTGAGAGAGTTTGGGGACAGCAGGAAGTTCCCACCAAACTCTGTGTCTCTGGGTCACTTTAGAGACCAGGTGGTAATGAAGTTCAGAAGAGCTCTGTATTATTCCGGAATTTGGGTGGCACATGTCCAAGGCTACAGATTTGAAAAACACTTATCAGCTAATTATTTCAAGAGAAACCCTGATTGTTTACATCGGCTGGTTCCCTGGCTGAAACGAGAACTAACAGCTGTTTATGGAGATTATGGCTACACAGTGAAGAGTATTCTATCCACCATTCTCCATCACATGACAAAATATGATCTAGACAGTGATTCCTTCATTAACCTCCTAGAACCTTATCTCCAACAACACACCCACCACTTTCTGCACGAATTTATCAGTTTTGTTCATTCGCCTTACAACATGGAGACTTATGACCAACGAGCCATCTATCAATTTCCTACTGTTTCACCTTGGGTAGGAAAAAAGTCTGTTGCATCAGCTCCTGTTTTGCCTTTGCCTAAGGATCAGGCTGTACTGGCACCTCAACATGATATAAAACAGTCTAAAAACACCCAGGGCCAACGGAATAATGACCAGAGGCCTCTGTCAGGCATGAAAGTGTTTCCCAGTGGTAACTCTTGCTTGAAGAAATCTGAAGTCCCACTACTCCATCATAAAGCAGGAAGCAAAATCCATGCTTGGCTCAAAGACAAATCAGAACCAGGTGATCTCAAAGTCACACCTTCTACCAATAGCATGCTCCTGAACTGGGATATACTAAGGGAAAAGGGCCCAGGCTCATTGAATtgcaaaaaaaatgttaaagagaggaagacagaaaggATAAAGTTGTTTCCGGGTCATGCCCAGGATATGGGAAAGAGTGAAACAACTGCACGCACCTTCAGTTCCTCAGCAATTTTGAATCAGGAGCAGCCATGGAAGAAcagcctaaaagaaaaaaagtctttgaaCGTTGGCCAACAGATCAATTTCcagaaaaaagaagcagaaaaaaacaaatgttcaGACTCTTCACCAAGGACCTTTCAAAGAAGATTACCCAGAGAAAGATCCTTGATAAATTGCAAATCTAGAAAGAGGGACCCCTCCTGGAGCTGCATTTCAGAAACTGCCGTTTCTTCtaagagagaggggaggaagctGAACTCTTTCAGAAAAAAGAGGATGAAGTACAGACAACCCTTCCGATTTGCAGAAGTTGGTTCACACTGCAGCAGGGGAATCCAAAGACAACCAAAGTCCAGTACTCAAAGATCTAAATCCTGGTGTGTTGGACTTACAAATAGATCTATAAGCAGAGAGTCAAGTAATCCCTCTCTGAGAGGAAGCCACAGAAGTGAACGCTTCACCCAGAATATATGCTGTGAGCTctcaaaagaaaagaaggcaCATGCCTATGAATCAAACTATGGGAGGCCGTCTTCAGCCACCATCCAATACATGAAGTTTCGTTCAAATGCTGGGAAGAGACCAAAGTATCCTTTGAAAAGTGAAGATTCTTACCAAGCTGGAAGCCACTGTAACAGTCCCACTTGTCTACAGAATCAGAAACTCACATCCCCAAGTAAGCaagaaataaatcacaaaaaaacATTTCCTAGCGCTAAAATCAGAACAGTTAGGCACAGGAGAAACAAGTATCATTGTCTAGACACACAAACCACAGAGGAAGTCAGTGATGAAATAGGGGATCTGAATGATCTGAGGCAAAAGAGTAATCTTTCTGAGTGTGTACCTTCCCGCAGGAGgcaaatgcaaaaggaaaaggagaatccAAGCCTTCAGAAACATCACCAGgccaaaactgagcagaaaggagacaaagaatcagaaacacaTAGGTGCAAATCATTTTGA